A section of the Nitrospira sp. genome encodes:
- a CDS encoding glycine--tRNA ligase subunit beta, whose translation MPTKKTMTKTASRSKVAKAPKAPATTELLLEIGTEELPYQFVAPAMRALQQSAETLLKDLRLTYGTVRTMGTPRRLVLLIEGLARQQASAVKEAMGPSKAVAFDQNGQPTRAAVGFAAGQGIPVEDLQVRQTPKGEYLFAVKQEKGQAVAAVLTQALPQLLGKLSFPKAMHWNQTGVRFARPVRWLVALCGGKVLPIQFATIKAGNLSHGHRVLGAKVSSPKGFAVKSIAHYLKETERHGVIVDQERRRAMILDQLASLAKSARGHLHQDDDLLEQAVYMVESPLTILGSFKPHYLSLPKEILMTSMKEHQGYFSLVDQKGALLPNFLAVTNMKLSNMQLIREGNERVLAARLADAKFFFDEDRKTSLVDRVAKQLAVTFHQKLGSLHQKTQRVVAMAAHVAGQLGDDRLVQDCRRAAELSKADLLTGIVGEFPTLQGLMGGEYAKHDGESPVVSAAIREQYMPRAMEGELPESLAGKVLSLADRLDSIAGFFLVGLVPSGSEDPFALRRHATAIVRIVIESKLRLNLAQAVQEAQDVLSGQNVAAAPQSGKGGTPDVIGFLFERVRFYGKSAHQLRDDVMEAVLKSADRRAIDLTDLFDKMKALQQITVRAEFDPLIVGFKRAHRLTEKEQWDRKPVESGLFREGAESALHQTVQSSQQDYAAAMRGGQYGQALDVLVRMKGPIDDFFNAVMVNADDPAVRGNRLSLLKSVDDLFMSFADFSQIMVQGT comes from the coding sequence ATGCCGACAAAAAAGACCATGACCAAAACTGCCTCACGCTCCAAGGTGGCCAAAGCCCCCAAGGCTCCGGCGACCACGGAACTCCTGTTGGAAATCGGAACGGAAGAGTTGCCCTATCAGTTCGTCGCCCCGGCCATGCGCGCTCTGCAGCAATCGGCCGAGACCCTGCTGAAAGATCTGCGCCTCACCTATGGCACCGTCCGTACGATGGGCACTCCGCGGCGGCTGGTGCTGTTGATCGAAGGACTGGCCCGGCAACAAGCGTCTGCCGTGAAAGAGGCCATGGGGCCTTCTAAGGCGGTGGCCTTCGACCAAAATGGACAGCCTACGAGAGCGGCCGTGGGTTTTGCCGCGGGCCAGGGTATTCCCGTTGAAGACTTACAAGTGCGGCAGACGCCCAAGGGCGAGTATCTCTTTGCGGTGAAGCAGGAGAAGGGGCAGGCCGTGGCGGCGGTCCTGACCCAGGCCTTGCCGCAGCTCCTTGGCAAACTGTCGTTTCCCAAAGCCATGCATTGGAACCAGACCGGCGTACGCTTCGCCAGGCCGGTGCGCTGGCTGGTGGCTTTGTGCGGCGGGAAGGTACTCCCGATCCAGTTCGCCACGATCAAGGCCGGCAATCTGAGTCACGGCCATCGTGTGCTGGGCGCCAAGGTGTCCAGCCCGAAGGGCTTTGCGGTGAAGTCGATTGCGCATTATTTGAAGGAGACCGAACGGCATGGGGTGATTGTGGATCAGGAGCGGCGGCGCGCGATGATCCTCGACCAGCTGGCCTCGCTCGCCAAATCAGCCCGCGGCCATCTGCACCAGGACGACGATTTGCTCGAACAGGCTGTCTACATGGTGGAGTCTCCGCTGACGATTCTGGGTTCCTTCAAGCCGCACTATCTCTCGCTCCCGAAAGAAATCCTCATGACCTCTATGAAGGAGCATCAAGGGTATTTCTCCCTGGTCGATCAGAAGGGCGCGCTGCTGCCGAATTTCCTCGCCGTCACGAACATGAAGTTGTCTAACATGCAGCTGATTCGCGAAGGGAACGAGAGGGTCCTGGCGGCGCGGCTGGCCGATGCCAAGTTCTTCTTCGATGAAGATCGCAAGACCTCGTTGGTCGATCGCGTCGCGAAACAGCTGGCGGTGACGTTCCACCAGAAACTCGGCAGCCTGCATCAGAAAACGCAACGTGTCGTCGCGATGGCGGCCCATGTGGCCGGGCAACTCGGTGACGACCGACTGGTTCAGGATTGCCGGCGCGCGGCGGAACTCAGTAAGGCCGATCTCTTGACCGGTATCGTCGGGGAGTTTCCGACCCTGCAGGGCCTGATGGGCGGGGAATATGCCAAACATGACGGCGAATCTCCGGTGGTGAGCGCGGCAATCCGTGAACAGTACATGCCTCGCGCCATGGAAGGGGAGTTGCCTGAGTCGCTCGCGGGAAAAGTGCTGTCGTTGGCGGACCGGCTGGACAGCATCGCAGGATTTTTTCTCGTGGGCCTGGTCCCGAGCGGCTCCGAAGATCCCTTTGCCCTCAGACGTCATGCCACGGCCATCGTGCGCATCGTGATCGAGAGCAAGCTGCGGCTGAATCTCGCCCAAGCTGTGCAGGAGGCGCAGGACGTACTGAGCGGCCAGAATGTGGCGGCGGCACCCCAGTCAGGCAAAGGCGGGACTCCCGATGTCATCGGTTTTCTGTTCGAGCGGGTGCGTTTCTACGGAAAGAGCGCGCATCAATTGCGGGACGATGTGATGGAGGCCGTGTTGAAGTCGGCCGATCGCCGGGCCATCGACCTGACGGATCTCTTCGACAAGATGAAGGCGTTGCAGCAGATCACCGTGCGGGCGGAGTTCGATCCGCTGATCGTCGGATTCAAACGTGCCCACCGGCTGACCGAGAAGGAACAGTGGGACCGCAAGCCGGTGGAGTCCGGTCTCTTCCGGGAGGGGGCGGAGTCTGCTTTGCATCAGACCGTGCAGAGCAGTCAGCAGGACTATGCGGCGGCCATGCGTGGCGGGCAGTATGGGCAGGCGCTCGATGTGCTGGTTCGAATGAAGGGTCCGATCGACGACTTTTTCAACGCGGTGATGGTGAATGCCGACGATCCGGCGGTACGCGGAAACCGGTTGTCTCTCCTGAAGAGCGTCGACGATTTGTTCATGTCATTCGCTGATTTCTCCCAGATTATGGTACAAGGGACGTAG
- a CDS encoding pyruvate, phosphate dikinase, producing the protein MAKKYVYYFGDGKAEGTGNMKELLGGKGAGLAEMTNLKVSVPPGFTISTEACVEYYKRGKAYPPGMMDEALHALKRIERSMKAGFGDPDNPLLVSVRSGARASMPGMMDTVLNVGLTTKTVHGLALKTKNERFAQDSYRRFIGMFGSIVMGVNREHFEDILKHKKRDLGVTQDTHLDAKALKELVVSFKELVKEETKRDFPDDPLEQLRMAINAVFSSWYGARAVTYRRLYNIPETWGTAVNVVAMVFGNMGETSGTGVAFTRDPATGQRQFFGECLTNAQGEDVVAGIRTPLPVKELEKFMPEAYRDLETTYKKLERHYRDMLDLEFTIQEGKLYMLQTRVGKRTGVAAVRIAVDMVKEGLISRKEALQRIGPDQLAQYLYPIFDAKEESRCTPLGKGLPAGPGAAAGKLALTADRAVEMKAAGNRVVLVRQETSPDDIHGMNAALGFLTARGGMTSHAAVVARQMGKVCVAGCEAIEVLDSQSVRIGTQVFREGEYLSVNGSTGNVYGGDIPVVESEVIQVLQGKMEASASEKYQLFESVLKWADGVRKLKVRANADVPDQARIARSFGAEGIGLCRTEHMFFAEDRIQIMQKMILARKREEREMYLDQLLPLQKQDFIGLYREMKGYPVTIRLLDPPLHEFLPKREDLMVEIAQLELTSGAPTVLEEKKRLLARVEELHEFNPMLGLRGCRLGITMPEITKMQARAIIEAACELAKEGTKIVPEIMIPLVGMVSEMKAQKDLVREVATDTMKRYGVKLSYLVGTMIELPRAAVTADRIAEEAEFFSFGTNDLTQTTFGFSRDDAAKFIDFYKTANILDSDPFAVLDREGVGSLMRTAITGGRKTRPTIKLGICGEHGGDPSSVEFCHQLGLDYVSCSPYRVGIARLAAAQAALAQEEAEKAKPKKVQPSSKRMAKSKPVKKAATPAPAKKRPAAKRAVRRSKRTKR; encoded by the coding sequence GTGGCCAAGAAATACGTCTATTATTTCGGGGATGGGAAGGCCGAAGGCACCGGCAACATGAAAGAACTGCTCGGCGGCAAAGGCGCCGGACTGGCCGAGATGACGAACCTGAAAGTGTCCGTGCCCCCCGGCTTTACGATCTCCACCGAGGCCTGCGTCGAGTACTACAAACGCGGCAAGGCCTATCCTCCCGGCATGATGGACGAAGCGCTGCACGCCCTGAAGCGGATCGAACGCTCGATGAAGGCCGGGTTCGGCGATCCGGACAATCCCTTGCTGGTCTCCGTGCGCTCCGGCGCCCGTGCGTCCATGCCCGGCATGATGGATACCGTGTTGAACGTCGGCTTGACGACCAAGACCGTGCACGGCCTGGCCCTCAAGACGAAGAACGAGCGGTTTGCGCAGGACAGTTACCGCCGCTTCATCGGTATGTTCGGCAGCATCGTGATGGGCGTCAATCGCGAACATTTCGAAGACATTCTCAAGCATAAGAAGCGGGATCTTGGGGTGACGCAGGACACGCACCTCGATGCCAAGGCGCTCAAGGAACTCGTTGTCAGTTTCAAGGAGTTGGTGAAGGAAGAGACCAAGCGGGATTTCCCCGACGATCCCCTGGAGCAACTGCGCATGGCGATCAACGCCGTGTTTTCATCCTGGTACGGAGCCCGGGCGGTGACCTATCGACGGCTCTACAATATTCCAGAAACCTGGGGCACGGCGGTCAACGTGGTCGCCATGGTGTTCGGCAACATGGGCGAAACCAGCGGCACCGGCGTGGCCTTCACGCGCGATCCCGCCACCGGTCAGCGTCAGTTCTTCGGCGAATGTCTGACGAACGCGCAGGGCGAAGACGTCGTCGCCGGTATCCGGACCCCGCTGCCCGTCAAGGAACTCGAAAAGTTCATGCCGGAGGCATATCGGGATCTCGAAACGACTTACAAAAAACTCGAACGCCATTACCGCGATATGCTCGACCTGGAGTTTACGATCCAGGAGGGCAAACTCTATATGCTGCAAACCCGCGTCGGGAAACGCACGGGTGTGGCGGCCGTCCGGATCGCGGTGGACATGGTGAAGGAAGGTTTGATCTCGCGGAAGGAAGCGCTCCAGCGCATCGGCCCCGATCAATTGGCGCAGTACCTCTATCCTATTTTCGATGCGAAGGAAGAATCTCGCTGCACGCCGCTCGGCAAGGGATTGCCTGCCGGTCCCGGCGCCGCTGCCGGAAAACTTGCGTTAACGGCGGATCGCGCGGTTGAGATGAAAGCCGCGGGCAATCGCGTGGTCCTCGTCCGGCAGGAAACCAGCCCGGACGACATTCACGGCATGAACGCGGCGTTGGGTTTTTTGACTGCGCGTGGCGGCATGACGTCCCACGCGGCCGTCGTGGCCCGGCAAATGGGCAAAGTCTGCGTGGCCGGCTGTGAAGCGATCGAGGTGTTGGATAGTCAGTCGGTGCGGATCGGGACCCAGGTGTTTCGCGAAGGCGAGTACCTGTCGGTCAACGGTTCGACCGGCAACGTGTACGGCGGCGACATTCCCGTCGTGGAGTCCGAAGTCATCCAGGTGCTGCAGGGCAAGATGGAGGCTTCGGCTTCCGAGAAGTACCAATTGTTCGAGTCGGTGCTGAAGTGGGCCGACGGCGTGCGCAAGCTGAAGGTCCGGGCGAACGCGGATGTGCCGGATCAGGCCCGCATCGCGCGCAGCTTCGGCGCTGAAGGTATCGGCCTCTGCCGCACGGAACATATGTTCTTCGCCGAAGACCGTATCCAGATCATGCAGAAGATGATTCTGGCCAGGAAGCGTGAAGAACGGGAAATGTATCTGGATCAGCTCCTGCCGCTGCAGAAGCAGGATTTCATCGGCCTATACCGCGAGATGAAGGGCTATCCCGTTACGATTCGTCTGCTCGATCCACCCCTGCACGAGTTCCTGCCCAAGCGTGAAGACCTGATGGTCGAAATCGCCCAGCTTGAACTGACCAGCGGCGCGCCGACGGTGTTGGAGGAAAAGAAGCGGCTGCTGGCTCGCGTGGAAGAGCTGCATGAGTTTAACCCGATGCTGGGTCTGCGCGGCTGCCGTCTCGGCATCACGATGCCGGAAATTACCAAGATGCAGGCCCGTGCGATCATCGAAGCGGCCTGCGAACTGGCGAAGGAAGGCACCAAGATCGTGCCGGAGATCATGATTCCGCTGGTCGGCATGGTCTCGGAGATGAAAGCGCAGAAGGATCTGGTCCGCGAAGTGGCCACGGACACGATGAAGCGGTACGGCGTGAAACTGTCGTACCTGGTCGGGACCATGATCGAATTGCCGCGCGCCGCCGTGACCGCCGATCGGATCGCGGAGGAGGCCGAGTTCTTCTCTTTCGGCACGAACGATTTGACGCAGACGACCTTCGGGTTCTCCCGCGACGACGCCGCGAAGTTCATCGATTTCTATAAGACGGCCAATATCCTCGACAGCGATCCGTTTGCGGTGCTGGACCGGGAAGGCGTCGGATCGCTGATGCGCACGGCCATCACGGGCGGACGCAAGACCCGTCCCACGATCAAGTTGGGCATCTGCGGCGAACACGGCGGCGATCCCAGCTCCGTGGAATTCTGTCATCAACTGGGCCTGGACTATGTGAGTTGTTCACCCTATCGGGTCGGCATCGCGCGGTTGGCTGCGGCGCAGGCGGCGCTGGCGCAGGAAGAAGCGGAAAAGGCCAAGCCGAAGAAAGTCCAACCGAGCAGCAAGCGGATGGCGAAATCCAAACCGGTCAAGAAGGCCGCGACGCCTGCGCCGGCGAAGAAACGCCCAGCGGCCAAGCGCGCGGTCCGTCGCTCCAAGCGTACGAAACGGTGA
- the ribD gene encoding bifunctional diaminohydroxyphosphoribosylaminopyrimidine deaminase/5-amino-6-(5-phosphoribosylamino)uracil reductase RibD, protein MTRHDLEYMTLALRLAAKGRGSTSPNPMVGALVVNRGRIVGQGSHRKAGGPHAEVIALSQAGSRAKGGTLYVTLEPCSHLNKRTPPCVPLVVASGVRRVVVAMVDPNPQVKGNGVTQLTRAGIRVDVGCCEAEARQLNERYIHWIRTGRPFTILKAGMTLDGQIATASGESQWITDVAARQQAHRLRADADAVLVGIGTVLRDNPQLTARVGDGPPRPAPRQPLRIVVDSRLRIPLKAKVLQDQQTAHTLIATTAAASARKIKLLKDRGIDVLVLPKAGGHVNLPVLWARLGQLGLTTVLVEGGSDLNAAVLRAGLPQRLMCYVAPLLLGGQDAKGLFGGQCPRRLRSAVPLKNVRIEPVGRDMLIEADFETQ, encoded by the coding sequence TTGACTCGACACGATCTTGAGTACATGACCCTGGCCCTCCGCCTCGCGGCGAAGGGCCGGGGATCCACCAGCCCGAATCCCATGGTCGGCGCATTGGTGGTGAACCGCGGCCGGATCGTCGGCCAGGGCTCCCACCGCAAAGCCGGCGGTCCCCATGCCGAAGTCATCGCCTTGAGTCAGGCCGGCTCACGGGCCAAAGGCGGCACCCTCTACGTCACTCTCGAACCCTGTAGTCATCTCAACAAACGCACCCCTCCCTGTGTTCCCCTGGTCGTTGCTTCCGGAGTCCGCCGCGTCGTCGTGGCCATGGTCGATCCCAACCCGCAGGTGAAGGGCAATGGGGTTACGCAGCTGACGCGGGCTGGAATTCGTGTCGATGTGGGATGTTGCGAGGCCGAGGCGAGGCAGCTCAATGAACGCTACATCCATTGGATCCGGACCGGCCGCCCGTTTACCATCCTGAAAGCCGGGATGACACTGGACGGGCAGATCGCGACTGCGAGCGGCGAGTCTCAATGGATTACGGATGTGGCCGCCCGACAGCAGGCCCATCGATTGCGTGCCGATGCGGATGCCGTGTTGGTAGGGATCGGCACGGTGTTACGCGACAATCCACAGTTGACCGCGCGGGTGGGCGACGGCCCGCCGAGGCCGGCACCGCGGCAGCCGTTGCGCATTGTAGTCGACAGTCGATTGCGCATTCCCCTCAAGGCCAAGGTGCTGCAGGATCAGCAAACGGCTCACACGTTGATTGCGACGACAGCGGCAGCTTCGGCGCGTAAAATCAAATTGTTGAAGGATCGGGGGATCGATGTCCTGGTCTTGCCGAAAGCCGGTGGCCATGTGAACCTGCCGGTGTTGTGGGCGCGTCTGGGGCAGCTCGGCCTTACAACGGTTTTGGTCGAAGGCGGCAGCGACCTGAACGCGGCCGTGCTGCGGGCGGGATTGCCCCAGCGATTGATGTGTTATGTCGCTCCGTTGCTGCTCGGGGGGCAGGATGCAAAAGGACTCTTCGGTGGACAGTGCCCGCGCCGACTCCGGAGTGCCGTGCCATTGAAGAATGTGCGCATCGAGCCGGTCGGGCGTGATATGTTGATAGAGGCGGATTTCGAGACTCAGTAG